The DNA window TGTTAGCCGCTCTTATTTGCGCTTTAACCGTCACGAATGTCCTGAGACCTCAGCCCTGCCGCACGCGCATCAGACAAACCCCGCGCATGCAGCGGCGCGATCAGCCTGCTGCAGCGGTGATGACGATCTCGACCTTCCAGTCCGGCCGTGCCAGCTTGGCTTCGATGGTGGCGCGCGCAGGCGTGAAACCGTGCGGTACCCATTCGTCCCAAGCCTTGTTCATTCCGTCAAAATCGGCGATGTCGGCCAGGTAGATCTCCGCGCGCAGGATCTTGGCCTTGTCGCTGGCCGCCAGCGTCAATAGCTTGTCGATCTCGCCCAGCACCTGGCGGGTCTGCCCGGTGATGTCTTCGCTGGTGTCTTCGGCAATCTGGCCGGCTAGGTAACACACCCCACCATGGACGGTCATTTCGGACATACGCGCACCTGCATCGAATCGCTGCACCATTTCAGACTTCCCAGGGTTGTTTGACTCCCGGTATTGTCACGCGAATGCGGCAAACGTGCAGCTCCGCCACGCACGCATCGCGCCAGCCAAGTGCGCACCAGCACCATCCAGAGCAAGATCAGCACGATCGCGATCTCCTGGCCGCAGATCGCCGCCCAGTCACTGCATCACCAGCACCAAGCCAGTAAAGGCCACACCTGCCCATGCAGGGATGGCACCGGCGTGGCCGCTCCAGCGTGACGGAAGTGGCGGCGTGGGTCGCGCGATATCCGCGTGATCGAGTGGATAGCCCATCGGCAGTCCGTCTCTTTTCCAACTGTCATGCCGACCATGTCGTTTCTCTACGACACGCGGGTGCGCCTTTGTCCTATTATGCGCGCGCGTCCTGCACCGACACTATGTCGGTTCGATCGAACCACGCGTTCACTTGATTTCGGCACTCACGCGATCACGCTGCATGCACCATCAACCCGGCTGGCCCATACAGACCGACCG is part of the Xanthomonas fragariae genome and encodes:
- a CDS encoding RidA family protein, which gives rise to MVQRFDAGARMSEMTVHGGVCYLAGQIAEDTSEDITGQTRQVLGEIDKLLTLAASDKAKILRAEIYLADIADFDGMNKAWDEWVPHGFTPARATIEAKLARPDWKVEIVITAAAG